The following coding sequences lie in one Halorarum halophilum genomic window:
- a CDS encoding DICT sensory domain-containing protein, with amino-acid sequence MSLRDVIDDVEGREKRLTLYDPPTESIRTELEEYFASQQVRIEVATTDSNRSGYAVLTAGDDGRVLAAVDLRRLRGLRVGRPDDGHPFAPIFEHLADTTFTSFDVGQLLAASREMEDRAWRHGVGELHAGFQNAGALRDQTEVYEGLATRDLDVHVYCAPEPSVPPLEGVTVHQEGTAEIRESWFVVYDGGGAPDSACALLAQERDPPDERRFYGVWTYDPGTVRSVLDHLTERYGSEPG; translated from the coding sequence ATGTCTCTCCGGGACGTGATCGACGACGTGGAGGGCCGGGAGAAACGGCTCACGCTGTACGACCCGCCGACGGAGTCCATTCGGACCGAACTCGAGGAGTACTTCGCCTCCCAGCAGGTGCGCATCGAGGTCGCCACCACCGACAGCAACCGCTCCGGATACGCCGTTCTCACTGCCGGGGACGACGGCAGGGTGCTCGCCGCCGTCGATCTCCGTCGCCTTCGGGGGCTGAGGGTGGGCCGGCCGGACGACGGGCACCCGTTCGCGCCCATCTTCGAACACCTGGCGGACACGACGTTCACCTCCTTCGACGTGGGACAGCTGCTCGCAGCCTCCAGGGAGATGGAGGACCGGGCCTGGCGACACGGCGTGGGCGAACTCCACGCCGGCTTCCAGAACGCGGGGGCCCTCCGTGACCAGACCGAGGTGTACGAGGGCCTGGCGACGAGGGACCTCGACGTCCACGTGTACTGCGCGCCGGAGCCGTCGGTACCCCCTCTCGAGGGCGTCACCGTCCACCAGGAAGGGACGGCGGAGATCCGCGAGTCGTGGTTCGTCGTCTACGACGGCGGGGGCGCCCCCGACTCCGCCTGCGCGCTGCTCGCTCAGGAACGGGACCCCCCGGACGAACGACGCTTCTACGGCGTCTGGACGTACGACCCCGGGACGGTGCGGTCGGTGCTCGACCACCTCACGGAGCGGTACGGGTCGGAACCTGGATAG
- a CDS encoding DoxX family protein has product MDPTIVLQAESVFDSAGAAEVFLLGRLLFGVVLVYTGLNHFRNTDAMTGYADAKGLPAPRLGVLFSGGMLIFGGLGITLGVLVPWAAGAIALFMIVSAVVFHDFWAAPEEQQQDEMNQFIKNTVIAGGALAFLALSSVPWPYSL; this is encoded by the coding sequence ATGGATCCCACCATCGTCCTGCAGGCGGAGAGCGTGTTCGACAGCGCGGGCGCCGCCGAGGTCTTCCTCCTCGGTCGCCTGCTGTTCGGCGTCGTGCTCGTGTACACGGGCCTGAACCACTTCCGGAACACCGACGCGATGACGGGCTACGCCGACGCGAAGGGGCTCCCGGCGCCCCGACTCGGCGTCCTGTTCTCGGGCGGCATGCTGATCTTCGGCGGCCTCGGTATCACGCTGGGCGTGCTCGTCCCGTGGGCGGCCGGCGCCATCGCGCTGTTCATGATCGTCTCGGCCGTCGTGTTCCACGACTTCTGGGCCGCCCCCGAGGAGCAGCAGCAGGACGAGATGAACCAGTTCATCAAGAACACGGTCATCGCCGGCGGCGCGCTCGCGTTCCTCGCCCTCTCGTCCGTGCCGTGGCCGTACAGTCTGTAG
- a CDS encoding ATP-NAD kinase family protein produces the protein MRIGFLCNPIAGMGGRVGLKGTDGKVAEARARGAEPRAPERARRALTALRERAPDVDLLAWGEPMGATEAREAGFDPEVLGAPDGEETGPADTRAAVEAFQNADADLVLFVGGDGTAADVAEALEGSRTPMLGVPAGVKVYSSVFAVSPEDAAYVAATFERAERREVMDIDEDDYREGEVNPELRAVAFVPVADRLQSSKQLGGGTVDALAEGVADDVRASPDRTWVLGPGSTVGAVKEELGFEGSPIGVDVYRDGEVLVADASESEILSSLGEDNVIVVTPIGGQGFVFGRGNPQLSPTVIRECEVEIVASRDKLDDLRVLRVDTDDPELDESLRGWVKVRVGKFERRMMKIV, from the coding sequence ATGCGAATCGGGTTCCTCTGTAACCCCATCGCGGGCATGGGCGGCCGGGTCGGCCTGAAGGGGACCGACGGGAAGGTCGCCGAGGCGCGTGCCCGCGGCGCCGAGCCCCGCGCCCCGGAGCGCGCTCGCCGCGCCCTGACGGCCCTCCGCGAACGCGCCCCCGACGTCGACCTGCTCGCGTGGGGGGAGCCGATGGGCGCGACGGAGGCCCGCGAGGCGGGGTTCGACCCGGAGGTCCTCGGCGCGCCGGACGGCGAGGAGACGGGACCAGCCGACACCCGGGCAGCCGTCGAGGCGTTCCAGAATGCCGACGCGGATCTGGTGCTTTTCGTCGGCGGCGATGGCACCGCCGCGGACGTCGCCGAGGCGCTCGAGGGGAGTCGGACGCCGATGCTCGGCGTCCCAGCGGGCGTGAAGGTGTACTCCTCCGTCTTCGCCGTCTCGCCGGAGGACGCCGCGTACGTCGCCGCCACCTTCGAGCGGGCCGAACGCCGCGAGGTGATGGACATCGACGAGGACGACTACCGCGAGGGCGAGGTGAACCCCGAACTCCGGGCGGTCGCGTTCGTCCCCGTCGCCGACCGGCTCCAGTCCTCGAAGCAGCTCGGCGGCGGCACCGTCGACGCTCTCGCCGAGGGTGTCGCGGACGACGTCCGCGCGAGCCCCGACCGGACCTGGGTGCTCGGTCCGGGCTCGACGGTCGGCGCCGTCAAGGAGGAGCTCGGCTTCGAGGGCTCGCCCATCGGCGTCGACGTGTACCGGGACGGGGAAGTGCTGGTGGCGGACGCAAGCGAGTCGGAGATCCTCTCGTCGCTCGGCGAGGACAACGTCATCGTGGTCACCCCGATCGGCGGACAGGGGTTCGTGTTCGGCCGCGGCAACCCCCAGCTCTCGCCCACCGTGATCCGCGAGTGCGAGGTCGAGATCGTCGCCTCGCGGGACAAGCTCGACGACCTGCGCGTCCTCCGCGTCGACACCGACGACCCCGAACTCGACGAGTCGCTCCGCGGCTGGGTGAAGGTGCGCGTCGGCAAATTCGAGCGGCGGATGATGAAGATCGTCTGA
- a CDS encoding phosphate signaling complex PhoU family protein: protein METRKVQRLGPSTLAMTLPAEWAKEHNVEKGDEVSLRMGGKGTLTVLPESASTEDAEATLHADNLDADALERAILAQYVLGRRVINITTKEGALDSDHINAVYKAETQLMGLGVIEETPENIAIRCSVDPEDFTLDNLLQRLENTGSTMRGEAVKALAHGNPDLAQRALNRERQANKIFVLLLRLIFTAYQNPNLARAVGLDSGFPLIGYRSVAKNLELIADNAEDIAEIVMEAEDHTLDVDSATMRKIREVTDQVDDITAMAVESVVQRDYSLTIEVRYLFRELKDREQDILTDLPEMDNEKLLRVREVLVSLQETAQYAMRIAEVAANLSLNEENEHVSIV from the coding sequence ATGGAAACCCGTAAGGTCCAGCGATTGGGCCCCTCCACGCTGGCGATGACGCTGCCGGCCGAGTGGGCCAAGGAGCACAACGTGGAGAAGGGCGACGAGGTGTCGCTCCGGATGGGCGGCAAGGGGACGCTCACCGTGCTCCCGGAGTCCGCGAGCACCGAGGACGCCGAGGCGACGCTCCACGCGGACAACCTCGACGCGGACGCGCTCGAACGGGCCATCCTCGCACAGTACGTGCTCGGCCGCCGCGTCATCAACATCACCACGAAGGAGGGCGCGCTCGACTCCGACCACATCAACGCGGTCTACAAGGCCGAGACCCAGCTCATGGGCCTCGGCGTCATCGAGGAGACGCCCGAGAACATCGCCATCCGCTGTTCGGTCGACCCAGAGGACTTCACGCTCGACAACCTCCTCCAGCGGCTGGAGAACACCGGCTCGACGATGCGCGGCGAGGCCGTGAAGGCGCTCGCGCACGGCAACCCCGACCTCGCCCAGCGGGCGCTCAACCGGGAGCGACAGGCGAACAAGATCTTCGTCCTGCTGCTCAGGCTCATCTTCACGGCCTACCAGAACCCGAACCTCGCCCGCGCGGTGGGGCTCGACTCGGGCTTCCCGCTCATCGGCTACCGCTCGGTGGCGAAGAACCTCGAACTCATCGCGGACAACGCCGAGGACATCGCGGAGATCGTCATGGAGGCGGAGGACCACACGCTCGACGTCGACTCCGCCACGATGCGGAAGATCCGCGAGGTCACCGACCAGGTGGACGACATCACCGCGATGGCCGTGGAGTCCGTCGTCCAGCGCGACTACTCGCTCACCATCGAGGTGCGCTACCTGTTCCGCGAGCTGAAGGACCGCGAGCAGGACATCCTCACCGACCTCCCCGAGATGGACAACGAGAAGCTCCTCCGCGTGCGCGAGGTTCTGGTGAGCCTGCAGGAGACCGCACAGTACGCGATGCGCATCGCGGAGGTCGCGGCGAACCTCTCGCTGAACGAGGAGAACGAACACGTCAGCATCGTCTGA
- a CDS encoding DUF7528 family protein, which translates to MSRDAAANLQDAIGDALTERREFFRTVGEYRTDGSYVVSRKAADSAGNAKVFSSFDELRRLYDRLPAEFSAEEVGRTGITGSRRHMLIRHFAEHPGFDCSIERRNPLTARKESEGDR; encoded by the coding sequence CTGAGCAGGGACGCCGCCGCCAACCTGCAGGACGCCATCGGCGACGCGCTGACGGAGCGCCGGGAGTTCTTCCGGACCGTCGGCGAGTACCGCACGGACGGCAGCTACGTCGTCTCCAGAAAGGCGGCCGACTCGGCGGGGAACGCGAAGGTGTTCTCCTCCTTCGACGAGCTGCGCCGGCTGTACGACCGCCTGCCGGCGGAGTTCTCCGCCGAGGAGGTTGGCCGGACCGGGATCACCGGGTCGCGCCGGCACATGCTGATCCGCCACTTCGCGGAGCACCCCGGCTTCGACTGTTCGATCGAACGCCGGAACCCGCTGACGGCGCGGAAGGAGAGCGAGGGGGACCGGTAA